Proteins from one Coturnix japonica isolate 7356 chromosome 5, Coturnix japonica 2.1, whole genome shotgun sequence genomic window:
- the CDCA4 gene encoding cell division cycle-associated protein 4 isoform X2 produces MPVETQEKRGETASPVGEIQLLRWLLLCEAAAPDFHQVWHLVETRSWEPLPLSAASLRSHDSWTCSLLVPECRLWDPVHVFLTLVVPQWPFYNLDTMFMRGLKRKCFDGEEDIEGTLAGIKAIPSYNLQRQSLLDMSLVKLQLCHMLVEPNLCRSVLIANTVRQIQEEMTQDGTWQMINMQNTGQSSVDRLVSTDILCRSSREQAEGKHVPGYSTFSKDFEGDQAQDSSETMSTASSVQALRNLQSNVWEMENSQENKGNFQKSLDQIFETLENKSPNTVEDLFSEVDNSYYDLDTMLTGMMSNTKMGHCDGLEPFPSPTTTTSSSNCKSDLNELDHIVEILVES; encoded by the exons ATGCCAGTAGAAACTCAGGAGAAGCGAGGAGAAACTGCCTCTCCAGTAGGTGAAATACAACTGTTGAGATGGTTGCTTCTGTGTGAAGCAGCGGCTCCTGACTTCCATCAAGTCTGGCATTTAGTGGAAACCAGGAGCTGGGAGCCCCTGCCTCTCTCAGCTGCCTCTCTGCGAAGCCATGACTCATGGACCTGCTCACTCCTGGTTCCTGAGTGTCGCCTTTGGGACCCTGTCCATGTGTTCCTGACCCTTGTTGTACCACAATGGCCATTCTATAACCTG gacaCAATGTTTATGCGAGGACTGAAAAGGAAGTGTTTTGATGGCGAAGAAGATATTGAAGGAACTCTGGCTGGTATTAAGGCTATTCCTTCATATAATCTTCAGCGACAGTCGCTTTTAGATATGTCCTTGGTTAAACTTCAGCTGTGCCACATGCTGGTCGAACCCAACCTTTGTCGTTCGGTACTTATTGCCAACACGGTACGCCAGATCCAAGAGGAAATGACCCAAGATGGGACTTGGCAGATGATAAATATGCAGAATACAGGCCAGTCATCCGTGGATCGTCTTGTTTCAACAGATATCCTCTGTCGCTCATCTAGGGAGCAAGCTGAAGGGAAGCATGTTCCAGGTTACAGTACTTTCAGTAAAGACTTTGAGGGTGACCAGGCACAAGATAGTTCAGAAACTATGTCAACAGCCTCTTCGGTGCAAGCTCTGAGAAACCTGCAAAGTAATGTGTGGGAAATGGAGaattcacaagaaaataaaggaaattttcAAAAGTCGTTAGATCAAATATTTGAGACTCTGGAGAACAAAAGTCCTAATACAGTTGAAGACCTGTTTTCAGAAGTTGACAATTCTTACTATGATCTTGATACTATGTTAACAGGCATGATGAGCAACACAAAAATGGGACACTGTGATGGGCTAGAACCATTTCCTTCTCCAACAACTACAACTTCTAGCTCTAATTGTAAATCTGATCTTAATGAGCTTGATCATATTGTAGAAATCCTTGTTGAATCCTGA
- the CDCA4 gene encoding cell division cycle-associated protein 4 isoform X1 translates to MGEEEGLHQAQLLRLNMPVETQEKRGETASPVGEIQLLRWLLLCEAAAPDFHQVWHLVETRSWEPLPLSAASLRSHDSWTCSLLVPECRLWDPVHVFLTLVVPQWPFYNLDTMFMRGLKRKCFDGEEDIEGTLAGIKAIPSYNLQRQSLLDMSLVKLQLCHMLVEPNLCRSVLIANTVRQIQEEMTQDGTWQMINMQNTGQSSVDRLVSTDILCRSSREQAEGKHVPGYSTFSKDFEGDQAQDSSETMSTASSVQALRNLQSNVWEMENSQENKGNFQKSLDQIFETLENKSPNTVEDLFSEVDNSYYDLDTMLTGMMSNTKMGHCDGLEPFPSPTTTTSSSNCKSDLNELDHIVEILVES, encoded by the exons AGGTTAAACATGCCAGTAGAAACTCAGGAGAAGCGAGGAGAAACTGCCTCTCCAGTAGGTGAAATACAACTGTTGAGATGGTTGCTTCTGTGTGAAGCAGCGGCTCCTGACTTCCATCAAGTCTGGCATTTAGTGGAAACCAGGAGCTGGGAGCCCCTGCCTCTCTCAGCTGCCTCTCTGCGAAGCCATGACTCATGGACCTGCTCACTCCTGGTTCCTGAGTGTCGCCTTTGGGACCCTGTCCATGTGTTCCTGACCCTTGTTGTACCACAATGGCCATTCTATAACCTG gacaCAATGTTTATGCGAGGACTGAAAAGGAAGTGTTTTGATGGCGAAGAAGATATTGAAGGAACTCTGGCTGGTATTAAGGCTATTCCTTCATATAATCTTCAGCGACAGTCGCTTTTAGATATGTCCTTGGTTAAACTTCAGCTGTGCCACATGCTGGTCGAACCCAACCTTTGTCGTTCGGTACTTATTGCCAACACGGTACGCCAGATCCAAGAGGAAATGACCCAAGATGGGACTTGGCAGATGATAAATATGCAGAATACAGGCCAGTCATCCGTGGATCGTCTTGTTTCAACAGATATCCTCTGTCGCTCATCTAGGGAGCAAGCTGAAGGGAAGCATGTTCCAGGTTACAGTACTTTCAGTAAAGACTTTGAGGGTGACCAGGCACAAGATAGTTCAGAAACTATGTCAACAGCCTCTTCGGTGCAAGCTCTGAGAAACCTGCAAAGTAATGTGTGGGAAATGGAGaattcacaagaaaataaaggaaattttcAAAAGTCGTTAGATCAAATATTTGAGACTCTGGAGAACAAAAGTCCTAATACAGTTGAAGACCTGTTTTCAGAAGTTGACAATTCTTACTATGATCTTGATACTATGTTAACAGGCATGATGAGCAACACAAAAATGGGACACTGTGATGGGCTAGAACCATTTCCTTCTCCAACAACTACAACTTCTAGCTCTAATTGTAAATCTGATCTTAATGAGCTTGATCATATTGTAGAAATCCTTGTTGAATCCTGA
- the CDCA4 gene encoding cell division cycle-associated protein 4 isoform X3 has product MGEEEGLHQAQLLDTMFMRGLKRKCFDGEEDIEGTLAGIKAIPSYNLQRQSLLDMSLVKLQLCHMLVEPNLCRSVLIANTVRQIQEEMTQDGTWQMINMQNTGQSSVDRLVSTDILCRSSREQAEGKHVPGYSTFSKDFEGDQAQDSSETMSTASSVQALRNLQSNVWEMENSQENKGNFQKSLDQIFETLENKSPNTVEDLFSEVDNSYYDLDTMLTGMMSNTKMGHCDGLEPFPSPTTTTSSSNCKSDLNELDHIVEILVES; this is encoded by the coding sequence gacaCAATGTTTATGCGAGGACTGAAAAGGAAGTGTTTTGATGGCGAAGAAGATATTGAAGGAACTCTGGCTGGTATTAAGGCTATTCCTTCATATAATCTTCAGCGACAGTCGCTTTTAGATATGTCCTTGGTTAAACTTCAGCTGTGCCACATGCTGGTCGAACCCAACCTTTGTCGTTCGGTACTTATTGCCAACACGGTACGCCAGATCCAAGAGGAAATGACCCAAGATGGGACTTGGCAGATGATAAATATGCAGAATACAGGCCAGTCATCCGTGGATCGTCTTGTTTCAACAGATATCCTCTGTCGCTCATCTAGGGAGCAAGCTGAAGGGAAGCATGTTCCAGGTTACAGTACTTTCAGTAAAGACTTTGAGGGTGACCAGGCACAAGATAGTTCAGAAACTATGTCAACAGCCTCTTCGGTGCAAGCTCTGAGAAACCTGCAAAGTAATGTGTGGGAAATGGAGaattcacaagaaaataaaggaaattttcAAAAGTCGTTAGATCAAATATTTGAGACTCTGGAGAACAAAAGTCCTAATACAGTTGAAGACCTGTTTTCAGAAGTTGACAATTCTTACTATGATCTTGATACTATGTTAACAGGCATGATGAGCAACACAAAAATGGGACACTGTGATGGGCTAGAACCATTTCCTTCTCCAACAACTACAACTTCTAGCTCTAATTGTAAATCTGATCTTAATGAGCTTGATCATATTGTAGAAATCCTTGTTGAATCCTGA